From Panicum hallii strain FIL2 chromosome 2, PHallii_v3.1, whole genome shotgun sequence, a single genomic window includes:
- the LOC112880621 gene encoding uncharacterized protein LOC112880621, with protein MNGLSCKLMDAIAASNLRDDGFLLTLSSGMLWRPAAPAVLDQTSVEQLRREIQIFGLMASESPAWCKCVLHLTQHRFAGLVLNRAGWVFQSRQESWRDSIDYYWTDTSPEPRHQPIIDKLPIMDAAFQKVSNNKFPQFDKWSTPIIHVPKQAGPSDCMFFLWKYMEFWDGGCPNIDINPGMIYRVELMHFLVFHPLNQADLPDELDIYRLGGRNIDRNGSK; from the exons ATGAATGGACTCTCCTGCAAATTAATGGATGCGATTGCGGCTTCCAATCTCCGCGACGATGGCTTCCTCCTCACCTTGAGCAGTGGAATGCTTTGGAGACCCGCCGCCCCTGCTGTGCTTG ATCAGACCAGCGTGGAGCAGCTCAGGAGAGAGATTCAGATTTTTGGATTAATGGCTTCTGAATCCCCCGCATGGTGTAAG TGTGTATTGCACCTAACACAACATCGATTTGCAGGATTGGTTCTCAACCGAGCAGGGTGGGTGTTCCAGAGCAGGCAAGAGAGCTGGAGAG ATTCAATTGACTACTATTGGACGGACACCAGCCCTGAACCACGCCACCAGCCCATAATTGACAAGCTGCCCATCATGGATGCTGCATTCCAGAAGGTCAGCAATAATAAATTCCCTCAGTTTGACAAATGGAGCACGCCGATCATTCACGTGCCAAAGCAAGCTGGCCCTAGCGATTGCATGTTTTTTCTTTGGAAATACATGGAATTTTGGGATGGTGGGTGTCCAAACATTGATATCAACCCG GGGATGATATATAGAGTTGAGCTCATGCACTTTTTGGTGTTCCACCCTCTGAACCAAGCTGACCTACCCGATGAATTGGACATCTACAGGCTTGGTGGAAGAAATATCGACCGGAATGGATCCAAATGA